Sequence from the Anaerolineae bacterium genome:
TCACAGCCGCCTCGCTGGCCCGGCTCTCCCGGCGGGCCTTCCGCGAGACCCAGTGGGCCATTGGCTCGCTGAACGCGGTCAGCGAGGAGACCATCGCCGGCGTGCGCACCATCCAGGCCTTCCGCCGCGAACAGGCGACCATCGAGCGCTTCGACCAAACCAGCGCCCGGGTGCGCAAGGCCGGCACGCTCGCCGAGACCTATATCGCCCTCCTGCCCCCTGCCATCAGCGCCATCAGCACCCTGGCCATCGCGGTGGTAGTCGGCATGGGCGGCTGGCTGGCCATCCGTCAGGTCATCTCCATCGGCGTCATCGTCAGCTTCATCACCTATGCCCGCAGATTCTTTGAGCCGGTGCGCTCCCTCTCGGACCTCTACAATCAGTTTCAGGCGGCCATGGCCGGCGCGGAGCGCATCTTCCAGCTCCTGGACGTGCGCCCGGACATCGTTGACAAGCCGGACGCCATCGAAATGCCCCCCATCCAGGGGCATGTGGTGTTTGACCATGTCTATTTCAGCTATGTGCCGGGTGTGCCGGTGCTGAAGGATATCTGCCTGGAGGCGAAACCGGGCCAGACCATCGCGCTGGTTGGCCCCACCGGCGCCGGCAAGACCACCATCGTCAACCTGCTGGCACGCTTCTATGACGTGGACGCCGGCCGCATCACTATTGACGGCATCGACATCCGCGATGTGACCCAGGACAGCCTGCGCCGGCAGTTGGGCATCGTGCTCCAGGAACCGTTCCTCTTCTCCGGCACCATTATGGAGAACATCCGCTACGGCCGGCTGGATGCCACCGACGAGGAGGTCATCGAGGCCGCCCGGCTGGCCAACGCCGACCAGTTCATCCGCCGCCTGCCGGAAGGCTACCAAACCGATATCTCGGAGCGCGGCAGTAACCTGAGCGAGGGACAGCGCCAGCTCATCGCCATCGCCCGCACCATCCTGGCGAACCCACGCATCCTCATCCTGGACGAGGCCACCAGCAGTGTGGACACCCGCACGGAGATCCATCTGCAGGAAGCCCTGCTGAAGTTGATGGAAGGCCGCACGTCATTTGTCATCGCCCACCGCCTGTCCACCATCCGGCACGCGGACCTGGTGCTGGTGGTGCACGAAGGGCAGATCATCGAGCGGGGCACGCACGAGGAATTACTGCAGCAGCGCGGCTTTTACTATCAACTGTACATGAGCCAGTTCCGCCGGCTGGAGGCCATCGAGCGGCTGGTACTGCCGGCCGGGCAAGGCACGCCCAACGCCGGCCCGGCGCTGGCGCCGTCCGGGGCAGGCTGATATGGCCGAGCCTATCCAAACCCCGGTCACGCAGGCGCTGGAGGCCGCCGGCATCCCATTTGCCGTGCGGCCGCACAGCCGGCCGGTGTTCACCACGGAGGAAGCGGCCGAAGAGCGCGGCGTGCGCGTCTCCCAGATCGTCAAGGTCATGCTGGCGGTGGATAACCAGGGCCGGCTGTTGGCGGTGCTCATCCCTGGCCACCGCCGGCTCGACCTGGTACGTCTGCGCCAAAGCCTCGGCAACCCCTCGGTCCGCCTTCTGCCGGCGGAACAAATCGCCGGCCGCACCGGCCTGACCGTAGGCGCCATCTCGCCGGTGGGCATCCAGCGCTGGGCACAGGTGATGGTGGATGAGGAAATACTGGAGGAAGAGTTCGTGGCCATCAGCGCCGGCGTGCCCGAGGCCGGCCTCCTCCTGCGCACCGAGGACCTCCTGCGTATTGTGCCGGGGACACTGGGGCGGTTCTCCCAGTAGGGTAGGATAATGCCGCTATACATGGGGGCCAGGGGGGTCCTGCGTGCGGGCAACATCGGTAGGGCCTATCCAGCCCCCTAACAATTTCCTCCTCTGCCCGTTCGGGTGTATAATAGATTGCACTTACCGCATATGTCCTGTAGAAGGGAAGCATGGCCCAGCTGTTTGATCCGCGCCGGCATCGCGCCCAGACCGAGCGCCGGCTCATCACCGCCGGCATTCTCATCCTGTTCGTGATCGGCGGCGGGCTGATCTACGCCTTCTACGG
This genomic interval carries:
- a CDS encoding ABC transporter ATP-binding protein produces the protein MIQRAPQALAQRGGPGGPRSGGPGGPMRIESVKDLKGTTRRLMRYLKPHLASLVGIGILLVITTGFNLVNPYLFGYAVDTAIARGSLAQLARLSLIMLGVFLTGGLLSFVQGYWLTIVSQRILRAIRQDIFDHLQALSLRFFDQNEAGDLMSRITNDVEAINRGISNVLSQLLSNILTLLGIIIAMLTLSVPLTLVTILVLPLMLFTAASLARLSRRAFRETQWAIGSLNAVSEETIAGVRTIQAFRREQATIERFDQTSARVRKAGTLAETYIALLPPAISAISTLAIAVVVGMGGWLAIRQVISIGVIVSFITYARRFFEPVRSLSDLYNQFQAAMAGAERIFQLLDVRPDIVDKPDAIEMPPIQGHVVFDHVYFSYVPGVPVLKDICLEAKPGQTIALVGPTGAGKTTIVNLLARFYDVDAGRITIDGIDIRDVTQDSLRRQLGIVLQEPFLFSGTIMENIRYGRLDATDEEVIEAARLANADQFIRRLPEGYQTDISERGSNLSEGQRQLIAIARTILANPRILILDEATSSVDTRTEIHLQEALLKLMEGRTSFVIAHRLSTIRHADLVLVVHEGQIIERGTHEELLQQRGFYYQLYMSQFRRLEAIERLVLPAGQGTPNAGPALAPSGAG
- a CDS encoding YbaK/EbsC family protein, translating into MAEPIQTPVTQALEAAGIPFAVRPHSRPVFTTEEAAEERGVRVSQIVKVMLAVDNQGRLLAVLIPGHRRLDLVRLRQSLGNPSVRLLPAEQIAGRTGLTVGAISPVGIQRWAQVMVDEEILEEEFVAISAGVPEAGLLLRTEDLLRIVPGTLGRFSQ